GGACTCCCGAATGTAGGGGCAGATCTCCGTTATTCCATGCCATAAGCAACTTCCCTAGTTCACTTCACGGGGAGTCCACGGCCACCTCTGAACAAAAATCTCCTGCAACTCAAGGAAGAGAGCACAATATCAATGGTCAATGGAGGTGTCCTGAATGGCTGGCTGATCAATGGAGAATATAGTAGTCCTCCGAGTGTCCGAACCGCCGACAGCTCGTTGACCAAGCTGGGGCCTCATGATCTCATCTTTGAGGTAAGGAAAGCATTGGGTGGCATACAGGGAGAGGGTAGTTAGCGCCAACCCAGTTAGCCAAATTGACCATAAACTCCATAATCCCACCTTAAATGCCTGCAAAACCCAAGAACAAAAACAAGATTCTGTCTTTTTGTTTGTGGAACAATGGCTGAGAGAAACAAAAGATTGTTAGAAGCAGGGGAGTTAGTGATCTTCATTTGACGTGGAGTTATCGACAACGACgtaagaaaatgaaagaacCAGGCAGGCAGCAGCGTTGCTCGCACCAAGGACGAAGGCCGTGCGGGATCCATGTGAGTTTTACGACTTGTCGTCTTCCGCACGTCAGATTCCGTTCCCTGTCACCTTTCTTCGTATGATAGAGAAATTATCTAAATCGtacacatgtttttatataaatggtgagaaattttattttttaagttattaatttttgaacacatatatttcattatttgtataataacacgtgaTCTAACACTTCGTGTTCTAGTCCCACAAAAAAATCTCCATTTGATGTGCTTCTTTGAATCTTGAACTTATAAGAGTCAACCATATTTATCGTAGAAAGAAATTGTGCATTTGCAATTCCTTGTCAACGTCCTaatgaatttaatttcttcagaaaaaaaaaaaaaaaaaaaacagattacACATCATCACTGGGTAGAATAATAAATAGACATCATATTTCTGATCCTTTAGACACAAACCAAGGGGGAAAAATCAGCGATGTTGATATGAACGAACACTGTAGGAACATTGGAGGCAAGAGAGAAATTATGTTGGGTCACAAGACTCTGCAACTATAAATCGTGATGCCACGAAACCGGATTATAATTCCTCCAAAACCACCATCAGCGGCCAGCTTCAAGCCGTCGTGCATGACGTGCCACACTTCCGTTATCCTTGGGACTTAATGGAACATTTGACAATGTACACCGATTTCATATTTGGAGCAGTACTCGACTGCCGTAGCTGCATATGGTGCACTGGCTTTGTTGCGAAACTCAGTTCCAGCACTTATCTGACATTCAGACTAGTAATGGACATTACTCTGGCTCTCTATGGCTATAGGATCCTTCCTCCAATCATCTCTGCCGCCGCACAGGTGATCTGGATCTTGACCTTCTTCCCCTGTATGTTAATTAGTATAGTTAAAACAGACCAGAGAGCGATTAGAGTTGTAGAAGCGGATGCCTTGCAATATCACCTGATTAGTTGCTTATTGATACCTGTATATGTCTGAAAAACAATACACAACAAAGATTTCATGGCAACATACCTGCTCGTCTCAAGAGAAGAATAAGGAGAATGCCTGCGCTGAGAATGCTTGCTATGTGGAGACCGCAAAACTTGTCTAGAAATGAAAACATCCATGATACTTATTTGGTGAATTAAACATGCATGGTTCAGAAGAGAAATGCTCAGCCTTTTGCAGAGTCATACTTGATAAGTGACCCGTTAGAACATATTTTTCGGCTTCTGATGACTATGTAAAGAACATACATGAGCAAGTCATAATTCTCAAAAGGGTTGAGAAAACAAAAGGTTTAAGCCTTTCTCTGCACACTACTACATGTCAACTTAAACCAGACATAAAACAAGTTCCAAATGGTAAAACCGACAAAGACAACATACAGTGAGGTCCAGGATaaaccaccccccccccccccccaccaccACAATTATGTTTTTGCTGCAGCATTGCATACAAGGTTACCAAGATCCAGATGATTGATCTCTATTCATATAGGCAATACACCAATATCCAAATGAAATCAATTTCAACACGGTTACTTGACAATATACAAACAATGAAACCATGTATACCTTTTCAGTCTTCATCCcgaattttagtttttatttctgATCTTGtgaatcaattcaaaataaagaGCTAAACATATTATACCCGACATTTCGTAACCTCAAAATGTTAAGGCAGTAAAATCATTCacaaaaggaaagagaaagctGAAAGATTTACAAATTCTAATACAAAAAAACGGAAAAGAAAAATGCAATGTAATTGAGAAAAGAATATACACTGATTTACTGCAAAGTATAAAACATGAACCATCACAAAAAAGTTCCAATCTCGTGCAACAGTCACATTGGAGCCACAAAAGAACCTCAGATAAACAGATTTAAAATCAGTTCATTTTGTATCTTTTACTTTTTGCATTAACCTGCTAATGACATTACCTTTGGTTTATTTTGATTTCTCTGTATAAAACTTTGATATAAGAGGACAACAGTCCAAAACATATAATCAATTTCGATTTACAGGAGCTTTGTAAAACTCATTGGGATGAACCTTATAATGCAGCTgggaagaaaaaatgaagaaaaaaaattactgaTAAATGGTACCTTCTCCTGGACCTGACGGGTGATGGTGATAAGTTACATCTCCTTGAATGGCGCTTCCTGCCACATTATATTATATGAATCACAGTGTAATATAAGTTGAACTGAAATAGATATAGTCAGATGACCACAATGAAGAACCTTTTAGAATCATCAGAAGCTTCATCGCTTGAATCATCCTTGCTGTTTCTTCCTCTACTGCCAACAGAAGAGGAGCGCCTTCCCTTGTGCCTGCTTGAGTCAGTAGAATGTTTATGTCTTGATCTATCACCCTCCTTTTCCTTTGTCCGTCCTCTTTTCCTGTCCTTGTCTTCTTTAGCATTAGCCCTATGGAGTTGCTCTGTTTCTCTTCTGCCCTCCTTGGCATCAGCATGGGAAGACCTTTTTCTTGACTCAGATTCCTTAACACTTTGCTCTTTCACCTTTTCTTTTGAGCCATTCCGATCATATGTCCTTTCCTTTCTCGGATAATGTCCCTTATGATTCTCGTCACCCTTCTCATCTGTCCTAATCTTACCACTTTCTATCTCCTTATTGATATCTTTTACATAACTCTTTTTATTCTCATCTCGATCATGCTTATCAGGTTTCATCCTGGACTCCATAACTTGTGGGTCATCTTTTGATGTGTTTTTCACATTGACAGTTTCTTTAGGTAGTTCAGGTTTGAATATCCCTACAGTATCCTTCAACCTAGAGGCAGTAGTTCCATCTGGCAAAATTCTATCACCATTACTATCATCATTCTTGTTTCTATTATTAGACTCAAGTGAACTGGTTTTGCCCCGTCCACTCTCCAAAATTGTCTGACTTTTACTATGCTCTTGAAGCTCTACAGAAGAACGGTCATTTACAGTGGCATTATGCCTATCATTTGAAGGCGTTCTGACAGTTAACTGCTGAAGCTTAGCATCTTTCCCAGAATTTGGCACACCAGAACTCTGAATATCACTATCTCCATCTTCGTCATCTGTAGCATAATTTGCAAGACCCAATACATCACCAGGTAAAGTAGAACTGGATTTTACATCTCCAGTCTCATATTCCTTAGACTTGGCcgcaattagaacttttgcagaAGCCTTGGGAGTTGTAACTGCTGGTGGAGATGGCAAAACCTTATGGTTTGAAATGAGTGCGCTCTGTTCCACTGTACCAAATGACACAATTGATTAAattctttccttctttgttattaaaaaaatacaaagaaagaGTGCTAGACTAAACAAACAACATGTAAATATATAAGTTACCTTCAACTGTCAGATCATCTTCAGTAAGAACTTTTGTAGCAATTTCATCAAACAGCTCATCAGTAACCTGCATAGAAACATAGAAGTTAAAGATACAGTATAATGGAGTTAAATAAGGCAATCCACACTCCTGAACACTACAACCTTCAAGAAAACTTCAGTTAGGATACGCTTTATTTCTTGGTTAATTGCTGCAGTCCTAGCAGCTTCCACTTGATCCTACAAAACAAAAAGATATGGCCTGTCGATCTCCCaatgaaaatgaaatgcatgAAATACCTATTATTATGAGGTGAATATATGGACAAAGAAAAAATATGCAATTTTATAGAAAGTGCAGTTCACTAGAGGCGAGTCAGTCAGATGCAAAATGAATCATCTTCAGGTGATAGTACAAAACCTCGTCATCCTCTTCTTCTGTTGGTCTAGAAGAATCGACGCTCTTGCTGTCTGCTTGATCACCTTTCCCAAAAGATCTGTCAAAACCTTCATCCTCAAAAGATTGAGTTTCCTCCTTAGGATGGTCCATAGAAGAACTTGTGATGACTGCTTTCTTAATTTCGTCTCTAAGCCAACTAGGCACTGGAGCCTGGCAGAAATTTCAGTAGAACAGATTTAATAACAATCATGTAGCTCACCATCAAGTATAAACATATGTTAACAATGGCATAGTTTACCTTTTTGGGGCGCTCAGTAACTGTAGAAACTCCGTATGCATCACCAGGGAAGGCTGCAGTAGAGTGAACTGTGGTTCCTGCAGTGAGACCAAAGGGCATTGCAGCAGATGGGAAACTTCCAAACGAATGTGGAGAATGGCCAGGAACAGGAGATGGTATTGCATTGCAGGGATCATGCTGCAGAATTAAACAAATGTCAGCACACATTCATACAAAGGACTTAGAACTGAAGATAGACACATGACACCAGAATTAACACCTGTAGTCCTGATGGAACTGGAACATTATGAGGATAACCTACACCAGGTGCAACAGAACTAGGCCAGGTATTCACGGAGGGTGCTGTGGTCACTGGGTCGACACCTCTTATAGTTCCATGTGAATCATGATAAGTATAGCTGGACTGCATGTGTGGACCATGATCAAAGCTAAACCCAGGTGCAAATTCTAAAGGCTGGTCAGCAAGATTGGTTGTTGGATCAGCAGACTGACTGCCATAGGCAAAAGGAAAGGGCTGCGATGGCTGCATGTGATGTTGTCCTTCTTGAGCTGCAGTCCCTTCATTGCCTGCCATTCAAGTAAATAGTCAAACAGCAAATCAAAAGGCTTTTTAGGGGAAATATCATTGGCACAAATAAGGGTACAAATTCGCTACTAGGAATTCGATCATTAAAGCTCATCTCTTTTGCATGAATTCCTACATGGACCATAAATATCCGATGTAAACGTGAGAACAAAGATGTAAACAGACTCTAAATATTCCATTTCAACTAAAAGTATTAGAGCTGGATACTTATTCTCTTTCTAATCTCTGCATAGGCATGTTATTTCCAAAAACCCATTTATATTTCCACGAATCCAACTCGGAGCATCTGAACAGGGGAGATGGAGTTCTTGACAATTAATATTGCTCTTTTAAGGGAGATGGTCGCCACTCAATCAAATGGAAAATGTATTCTTTGTGTGAATGGTACAACTCCTTCAGCTTAAAAAAATAAGATAATTTAATTCGCAGAGTAACAAAATCAGCATATCTGATTGGGTATGAGTCAATTACTCTAACCTCCTTTGAACTTTGCACCAATTGCTTGCTAAGGTGTCTCTTGcaattaaaagaaatttaatttaCAACTATTCCCATAAAACAAAGTTATTAGGATGTTTGCAAACAAATATTTTATACTCCAACACTCCCCGACTAATGTGGGTCTCACCCCACTTCTTGCTTAACCAACGTGTAAAATTCGTAAATTTCTAAGGCTTGCACGGTTCACCCATAACGAGCTTTATTGTATTCTACCAATTCGTAGTCATAATAAATATTAGAGAGGTAGTACTATGTCTTGCAAGGGAGTTGGGAAtaatatactctcattctcattgttataattattattttaaaaaatccaGATGGAGGCCTACATATGCAGAAAGAGTGTCAAGTTTATGCATTTCATTGCATTACATCTATAACCAACCTGCAAAAAATGGTATTAGGATTGCGAAAAAGAAACTGAGCATCCATTTGAAATAGATAATCAAGATACTTTAATAATCCGTATGGAAGGTCCTATATTTGGTATAATTGAAAAAATCCAGAATGTCAAACTAAGGAGTAAAATTGAGTTCCATAACAGCAGTTGTGGAACACAAGCTTCACATGCAAAGCCAATACCATTTGAATTATTACCTGTAACAGAAGAATAACTATAAGGTACCTCCTGCTGATGGACAGATGGACTTGTAGATAAGATTCCTTGACGGTGAAACAGAGCATTTGAGTCCCCAGCTGGCGTTCCATCTCTAACAGCGTGATGAGCATAAGAAGATAGTTCAGAGCCGATTGATGAAGTCTCCTGGGAATGAATTCCCGGTGGGTAGTGTGTTGGAGCACCTGAATCTGGAACCTGTTGATAGCTAGATGCAGAAAATGACTGATGGTGACTACCAGAATAGTGCGGGTCACCGTTGTGGGGATACTGTTCCTGATAGTGACTCTGTTCTTCTAATCCCCCCGCCGGTGGAAACTGCACCTGTTGATGTTGAGTCTCCATTGCCGTTCTGGCATCTGCCCACGCCTTAGCCTTTGCTTCCCAATCTTGATTATTTGGGGCTACCATTtcataaaacaatcaaatttaaTTCA
The nucleotide sequence above comes from Malus sylvestris chromosome 16, drMalSylv7.2, whole genome shotgun sequence. Encoded proteins:
- the LOC126608004 gene encoding uncharacterized protein LOC126608004 isoform X2, translating into MDSYQAQQRYLRPPPPPQPPVTSDPYHYQQQQQQPRPEWYPNQYQYQYPPPPPYAEHLPPPGSYPPLPHPYPAQPQNHAHFPPPPPPPHQSRPHLPPPPPRPPPPHSYQHAQEWGAAPPSWPNYAAPNNQDWEAKAKAWADARTAMETQHQQVQFPPAGGLEEQSHYQEQYPHNGDPHYSGSHHQSFSASSYQQVPDSGAPTHYPPGIHSQETSSIGSELSSYAHHAVRDGTPAGDSNALFHRQGILSTSPSVHQQEVPYSYSSVTGNEGTAAQEGQHHMQPSQPFPFAYGSQSADPTTNLADQPLEFAPGFSFDHGPHMQSSYTYHDSHGTIRGVDPVTTAPSVNTWPSSVAPGVGYPHNVPVPSGLQHDPCNAIPSPVPGHSPHSFGSFPSAAMPFGLTAGTTVHSTAAFPGDAYGVSTVTERPKKAPVPSWLRDEIKKAVITSSSMDHPKEETQSFEDEGFDRSFGKGDQADSKSVDSSRPTEEEDDEDQVEAARTAAINQEIKRILTEVFLKVTDELFDEIATKVLTEDDLTVEVEQSALISNHKVLPSPPAVTTPKASAKVLIAAKSKEYETGDVKSSSTLPGDVLGLANYATDDEDGDSDIQSSGVPNSGKDAKLQQLTVRTPSNDRHNATVNDRSSVELQEHSKSQTILESGRGKTSSLESNNRNKNDDSNGDRILPDGTTASRLKDTVGIFKPELPKETVNVKNTSKDDPQVMESRMKPDKHDRDENKKSYVKDINKEIESGKIRTDEKGDENHKGHYPRKERTYDRNGSKEKVKEQSVKESESRKRSSHADAKEGRRETEQLHRANAKEDKDRKRGRTKEKEGDRSRHKHSTDSSRHKGRRSSSVGSRGRNSKDDSSDEASDDSKRKRHSRRCNLSPSPVRSRRRQVLRSPHSKHSQRRHSPYSSLETSRGRRSRSRSPVRRQR
- the LOC126608004 gene encoding chromatin-remodeling ATPase INO80-like isoform X4, whose amino-acid sequence is MDSYQAQQRYLRPPPPPQPPVTSDPYHYQQQQQQPRPEWYPNQYQYQYPPPPPYAEHLPPPGSYPPLPHPYPAQPQNHAHFPPPPPPPHQSRPHLPPPPPRPPPPHSYQHAQEWGAAPPSWPNYAAPNNQDWEAKAKAWADARTAMETQHQQVQFPPAGGLEEQSHYQEQYPHNGDPHYSGSHHQSFSASSYQQVPDSGAPTHYPPGIHSQETSSIGSELSSYAHHAVRDGTPAGDSNALFHRQGILSTSPSVHQQEVPYSYSSVTGNEGTAAQEGQHHMQPSQPFPFAYGSQSADPTTNLADQPLEFAPGFSFDHGPHMQSSYTYHDSHGTIRGVDPVTTAPSVNTWPSSVAPGVGYPHNVPVPSGLQHDPCNAIPSPVPGHSPHSFGSFPSAAMPFGLTAGTTVHSTAAFPGDAYGVSTVTERPKKAPVPSWLRDEIKKAVITSSSMDHPKEETQSFEDEGFDRSFGKGDQADSKSVDSSRPTEEEDDEDQVEAARTAAINQEIKRILTEVFLKVTDELFDEIATKVLTEDDLTVEVEQSALISNHKVLPSPPAVTTPKASAKVLIAAKSKEYETGDVKSSSTLPGDVLGLANYATDDEDGDSDIQSSGVPNSGKDAKLQQLTVRTPSNDRHNATVNDRSSVELQEHSKSQTILESGRGKTSSLESNNRNKNDDSNGDRILPDGTTASRLKDTVGIFKPELPKETVNVKNTSKDDPQVMESRMKPDKHDRDENKKSYVKDINKEIESGKIRTDEKGDENHKGHYPRKERTYDRNGSKEKVKEQSVKESESRKRSSHADAKEGRRETEQLHRANAKEDKDRKRGRTKEKEGDRSRHKHSTDSSRHKGRRSSSVGSRGRNSKDDSSDEASDDSKRKRHSRRCNLSPSPVRSRRSHQKPKNMF
- the LOC126608004 gene encoding chromatin-remodeling ATPase INO80-like isoform X1: MDSYQAQQRYLRPPPPPQPPVTSDPYHYQQQQQQPRPEWYPNQYQYQYPPPPPYAEHLPPPGSYPPLPHPYPAQPQNHAHFPPPPPPPHQSRPHLPPPPPRPPPPHSYQHAQEWGAAPPSWPNYAAPNNQDWEAKAKAWADARTAMETQHQQVQFPPAGGLEEQSHYQEQYPHNGDPHYSGSHHQSFSASSYQQVPDSGAPTHYPPGIHSQETSSIGSELSSYAHHAVRDGTPAGDSNALFHRQGILSTSPSVHQQEVPYSYSSVTGNEGTAAQEGQHHMQPSQPFPFAYGSQSADPTTNLADQPLEFAPGFSFDHGPHMQSSYTYHDSHGTIRGVDPVTTAPSVNTWPSSVAPGVGYPHNVPVPSGLQHDPCNAIPSPVPGHSPHSFGSFPSAAMPFGLTAGTTVHSTAAFPGDAYGVSTVTERPKKAPVPSWLRDEIKKAVITSSSMDHPKEETQSFEDEGFDRSFGKGDQADSKSVDSSRPTEEEDDEDQVEAARTAAINQEIKRILTEVFLKVTDELFDEIATKVLTEDDLTVEVEQSALISNHKVLPSPPAVTTPKASAKVLIAAKSKEYETGDVKSSSTLPGDVLGLANYATDDEDGDSDIQSSGVPNSGKDAKLQQLTVRTPSNDRHNATVNDRSSVELQEHSKSQTILESGRGKTSSLESNNRNKNDDSNGDRILPDGTTASRLKDTVGIFKPELPKETVNVKNTSKDDPQVMESRMKPDKHDRDENKKSYVKDINKEIESGKIRTDEKGDENHKGHYPRKERTYDRNGSKEKVKEQSVKESESRKRSSHADAKEGRRETEQLHRANAKEDKDRKRGRTKEKEGDRSRHKHSTDSSRHKGRRSSSVGSRGRNSKDDSSDEASDDSKRKRHSRRCNLSPSPVRSRRRQVLRSPHSKHSQRRHSPYSSLETSRYVAMKSLLCIVFQTYTGINKQLIR
- the LOC126608004 gene encoding chromatin-remodeling ATPase INO80-like isoform X3; amino-acid sequence: MDSYQAQQRYLRPPPPPQPPVTSDPYHYQQQQQQPRPEWYPNQYQYQYPPPPPYAEHLPPPGSYPPLPHPYPAQPQNHAHFPPPPPPPHQSRPHLPPPPPRPPPPHSYQHAQEWGAAPPSWPNYAAPNNQDWEAKAKAWADARTAMETQHQQVQFPPAGGLEEQSHYQEQYPHNGDPHYSGSHHQSFSASSYQQVPDSGAPTHYPPGIHSQETSSIGSELSSYAHHAVRDGTPAGDSNALFHRQGILSTSPSVHQQEVPYSYSSVTGNEGTAAQEGQHHMQPSQPFPFAYGSQSADPTTNLADQPLEFAPGFSFDHGPHMQSSYTYHDSHGTIRGVDPVTTAPSVNTWPSSVAPGVGYPHNVPVPSGLQHDPCNAIPSPVPGHSPHSFGSFPSAAMPFGLTAGTTVHSTAAFPGDAYGVSTVTERPKKAPVPSWLRDEIKKAVITSSSMDHPKEETQSFEDEGFDRSFGKGDQADSKSVDSSRPTEEEDDEDQVEAARTAAINQEIKRILTEVFLKVTDELFDEIATKVLTEDDLTVEVEQSALISNHKVLPSPPAVTTPKASAKVLIAAKSKEYETGDVKSSSTLPGDVLGLANYATDDEDGDSDIQSSGVPNSGKDAKLQQLTVRTPSNDRHNATVNDRSSVELQEHSKSQTILENGTTASRLKDTVGIFKPELPKETVNVKNTSKDDPQVMESRMKPDKHDRDENKKSYVKDINKEIESGKIRTDEKGDENHKGHYPRKERTYDRNGSKEKVKEQSVKESESRKRSSHADAKEGRRETEQLHRANAKEDKDRKRGRTKEKEGDRSRHKHSTDSSRHKGRRSSSVGSRGRNSKDDSSDEASDDSKRKRHSRRCNLSPSPVRSRRRQVLRSPHSKHSQRRHSPYSSLETSRYVAMKSLLCIVFQTYTGINKQLIR